Proteins encoded in a region of the Ornithodoros turicata isolate Travis chromosome 3, ASM3712646v1, whole genome shotgun sequence genome:
- the LOC135387812 gene encoding ankyrin-3-like produces the protein MGALISSFFQTGGHLLSSSVSDNTRRLVLALLEEMRSKEATHIHWSAIESYLVQIPKGENILSVVGPDNYNLLQRAISFNCVELVRWVLSRGCDVNRGVCSLPLHIAALQGNEEIVELLLKHGARVDSEARMCFPGPHNQVCELCSYVGASASTDRYSERLQSAEYYAIDGDHANILELLLAQGEDSWLPWQQKRPLLHLACERGAWNCVRFLVAERSEELNQCYDEYYPIHQAALQDKKFLELLIQCGAEVTARTTTQQLTVLHVVLLLSKKSADETLSVLRVLQEHGCRDLINEPDSLGNTPLHVLIVRYMIEESRYGYQDPRPWTKWDMLHLVRYLLQNGAGPSINRQGNSALACVLRHVRDWEFRYELLDMLLQSGGDPNCVGRDGSAPLMVCLVPLINKDPLHCLSHTKKVFYLNSVRLLCRHGANPNCRSRSNLTPLHVLVFTASEYITLNRENDKESAFAFISQLLTILLQHGLDPNAHLSQRTQHILLALLDLVQNARQPTDLDYVCALTLALLVHGADPNVQISSSEPIICHSQSSVFLKKASNQVLCYFIQLVNTKTELLADREERFARFIRLYYNTMEHRILYGCLKGALANVAMVPLHTKVARVLRNLYSQPRSLKQIARVGIYKALGRRVAVTVNKLNLPGPLKEYLLFEWTP, from the exons ATGGGTGCCTTGATAAGCAGCTTTTTTCAGACAGGAGGCCACCTACTGTCATCGAGCGTGTCTGATAATACGCGCAGGCTTGTGCTGGCGCTACTCGAAGAGATGCGCAGCAAGGAAGCAACACACATTCACTGGTCAGCCATCGAAAGTTACCTAGTGCAAATACCAAAA GGGGAAAATATTCTCTCTGTGGTGGGTCCTGACAATTACAACCTCCTGCAGAGGGCTATCAGCTTCAACTGCGTAGAGTTGGTACGATGGGTTCTCAGTCGAGGTTGCGACGTCAACCGGGGCGTCTGCAGTCTCCCTCTCCACATTGCCGCCTTGCAAGGAAACGAAGAAATCGTGGAACTGCTGCTCAAGCACGGGGCTAGGGTTGACTCGGAAGCGCGCATGTGTTTTCCAGGACCACACAACCAG GTTTGCGAACTCTGCAGCTATGTCGGAGCAAGCGCTTCCACGGACCGATATTCCGAACGGCTCCAATCCGCCGAGTACTACGCTATCGACGGCGACCACGCCAACATTCTCGAACTCCTCCTAGCGCAAGGCGAGGACAGCTGgttaccctggcaacagaagcGCCCTCTACTCCACCTCGCCTGCGAGCGCGGCGCCTGGAACTGCGTTCGCTTTCTCGTCGCGGAACGATCGGAAGAGCTCAACCAATGTTATGACGAGTACTACCCCATACACCAGGCGGCGCTGCAGGACAAGAAGTTCCTGGAACTCCTAATTCAATGTGGTGCAGAGGTGACGGCACGCACGACGACCCAACAGCTGACTGTGTTGCACGTCGTCCTTCTCCTTAGCAAGAAGTCTGCGGATGAAACTCTTTCTGTTCTCCGTGTGCTTCAAGAACATGGATGCCGCGACCTCATCAACGAGCCTGACAGCTTGGGCAACACGCCATTACACGTCCTCATCGTCCGCTACATGATCGAAGAGTCCCGCTACGGTTACCAGGATCCAAGGCCGTGGACGAAATGGGACATGTTGCACCTGGTGCGGTACCTACTTCAAAACGGGGCGGGCCCCAGCATAAATAGGCAAGGCAATAGTGCGTTGGCATGCGTGTTGAGGCACGTCAGGGACTGGGAGTTCCGTTACGAGCTGTTGGACATGTTGCTCCAAAGCGGTGGAGATCCAAACTGTGTGGGGAGAGACGGTTCTGCGCCGTTGATGGTGTGTTTGGTGCCGCTGATCAACAAGGATCCCCTGCATTGTCTGTCGCATACTAAGAAG GTGTTCTACCTCAATTCAGTCCGTCTCCTGTGCCGGCACGGTGCCAACCCCAATTGCCGCTCCAGGAGCAACCTGACACCGTTGCACGTGCTCGTGTTTACCGCCAGCGAGTACATTACACTGAACCGTGAGAATGACAAAGAGAGCGCGTTTGCGTTCATTAGCCAGCTGCTGACAATCCTGCTGCAGCACGGACTGGACCCCAACGCCCACCTCTCGCAGCGTACCCAGCACATCCTCCTCGCGCTGCTAGATTTGGTCCAGAATGCCAGGCAGCCGACAGATCTGGACTATGTGTGTGCGCTCACACTAGCTCTGCTGGTTCATGGAGCAGACCCAAATGTCCAAATCAGCTCATCCGAGCCCATCATCTGCCATTCGCAGAGTTCCGTCTTTCTGAAGAAAGCGTCCAACCAG GTGCTGTGCTACTTCATCCAGCTGGTGAACACCAAGACAGAACTACTGGCCGACAGGGAGGAACGCTTTGCCCGCTTCATCCGACTATACTACAACACCATGGAGCACCGTATCCTGTATGGTTGCCTCAAGGGGGCGCTGGCCAATGTGGCCATGGTGCCTCTCCACACCAAGGTTGCCAGAGTGTTGCGCAACTTGTACTCTCAACCGCGATCCCTGAAGCAGATCGCGCGCGTTGGCATCTACAAGGCGCTGGGACGCCGAGTGGCAGTGACTGTGAACAAGTTGAACCTACCGGGACCCCTAAAGGAATATCTTCTATTTGAGTGGACTCCTTAA
- the LOC135387814 gene encoding armadillo segment polarity protein-like, with protein MSYQMQGGAMPAPTNMMDTSYMGSVDPGSQTVMWLQGNCVSDSGIHSGITTKVPSVCGDEVADEQMVLGWDQQGFDIGFPTDQVVEGMTLPDQTSSPQDQPPVFPDTIDKSMEIPPPQYEQLEPQQHRPFEPSQTLKHTMVNLINNQDDADLATRAIPELIPLLSDEDQVVVGQAAVMVHQLSKKEASCHAISNSPQMVGAVVRAVSTMSDVETMRCAAGTLHNLSHHPQGLSAIFKSGGIPALVKLLGSPVESVLFYAITTLHNLLLHQDGAKMAVQLAGGLQKLVSLLPRNNVKFLAIVTDCLQIVAYGNQESKLIILASGGPAHLVRIMRSYTYEKLLTTTSRLLRVLSVCSRNKPAIVEAGGVLATAMHLGHQSQRLVLNCLWTLRNLSDAATNQENVEGLLSSLIQLLGSSDISMATCAAWILSNMTSNHHRNKVTVCHLGGVEALVRTIIQAGDSEEITEPAVCALRHLTCRHPEAETARNSVRLNYGLQAVVKLLHPRSRWPLIKAVIGLIRNLALCPANHAPLREHGAIPRIVQLLHKSHQDTQWHLLSMASNGSEGVYAEGVRMEDVVGGTVGALHILSGNAQNRNIIRSLEVIPILVQLLYSEVENIQRVAAGVLCELAADKEGADMIEAEGATAPLTDLLHSSNEGVATYAAAVLFRMSEGKPGDYKKRLSSELTNSMFREDSNPWGGTVTDMDMNIDTYQDQLYQGDHNQFSQADDAFGLGSNL; from the exons ATGTCCTACCAAATGCAAGGAGGGGCAATGCCAGCTCCAACGAACA TGATGGACACAAGCTACATGGGAAGCGTGGACCCTGGTTCACAGACCGTCATGTGGCTTCAGGGGAACTGCGTTTCCGACTCTGGCATTCACTCCGGGATAACAACCAAG GTGCCGTCCGTCTGTGGAGACGAAGTTGCGGATGAACAGATGGTGCTGGGCTGGGACCAGCAAGGGTTCGACATCGGCTTTCCGACGGATCAAGTCGTCGAAG GCATGACCTTACCAGACCAGACTAGTTCACCACAGGATCAGCCTCCAGTGTTCCCCGACACGATAGACAAGAGTATGGAAATTCCACCTCCACAGTACGAACAGCTCGAGCCTCAACAACATCGACCCTTTGAACCCTCCCAGACGCTCAAACACACCATGGTCAACCTCATCAACAACCAA GACGATGCCGACCTCGCCACCCGTGCCATTCCGGAGCTCATTCCGCTGCTCAGCGACGAGGACCAAGTCGTCGTCGGTCAGGCCGCGGTCATGGTTCACCAGCTGTCCAAGAAAGAGGCGTCGTGCCACGCCATCTCCAACTCTCCGCAGATGGTGGGAGCCGTCGTGAGAGCCGTGTCGACGATGAGCGACGTTGAGACCATGCGCTGTGCAGCCGGCACGCTGCACAACCTGTCGCACCATCCTCAGGGGCTCTCGGCCATCTTTAAATCTGGAGGCATTCCGGCGCTCGTCAAACTGCTGGG CTCTCCCGTAGAGTCTGTGCTGTTTTATGCCATCACTACGTTGCACAACCTGCTGCTCCACCAAGATGGAGCGAAAATGGCCGTGCAGCTTGCAGGGGGACTCCAGAAGCTTGTATCGCTTCTCCCAAGAAACAATGTCAAGTTTCTGGCCATCGTCACCGATTGCCTTCAGATCGTTGCCTATGGCAACCAAGAGAGCAAG CTAATCATCCTGGCGAGTGGGGGACCTGCCCATCTGGTCCGCATCATGCGCTCCTACACGTATGAGAAACTCCTCACCACAACGTCTAGACTGCTTCGGGTGCTGTCCGTGTGCTCGCGGAACAAGCCCGCCATCGTTGAAGCGG GTGGTGTGCTGGCAACAGCGATGCACCTCGGACATCAGAGCCAACGCCTGGTACTCAACTGTCTGTGGACGCTGCGCAACCTGTCCGACGCCGCGACAAACCAGGAGAACGTGGAAGGCCTGCTGTCGAGCCTCATCCAGCTCTTGGGCAGCAGCGACATCAGCATGGCAACTTGCGCTGCTTGGATTCTGTCCAACATGACCAGCAACCACCATCGCAACAAAGTCACCGTCTGCCACCTGGGAGGCGTCGAGGCTCTGGTGCGGACCATCATTCAGGCAGGCGACAGCGAAGAGATCACGGAGCCTGCT GTGTGCGCCCTTCGTCATCTGACATGCCGTCACCCCGAAGCGGAAACGGCTCGGAATTCCGTCCGGCTCAACTATGGACTTCAAGCTGTTGTGAAGCTGCTCCATCCACGTAGTCGCTGGCCTCTCATCAAAGCCGTCATTGGACTCATCCGTAACCTGGCGCTCTGCCCAGCCAATCATGCCCCGCTCCGCGAGCACGGCGCAATACCGAGAATCGTTCAGCTCTTGCACAAATCTCACCAAGATACGCAATGG CACCTTCTGAGCATGGCATCCAACGGAAGCGAAGGTGTGTACGCCGAAGGAGTCCGGATGGAAGACGTTGTCGGGGGCACTGTCGGAGCGCTCCACATCCTGTCGGGCAATGCCCAGAACCGCAACATCATCCGCAGCTTGGAAGTTATTCCAATTTTAGTGCAG CTCTTGTACAGTGAAGTGGAAAACATTCAACGAGTCGCTGCAGGTGTGCTGTGCGAACTTGCAGCAGACAAGGAAGGTGCCGACATGATTGAGGCAGAGGGAGCCACCGCTCCCCTCACAGACCTCTTGCATTCCAGTAACGAAGGTGTTG CGACCTACGCCGCAGCCGTGCTCTTCCGAATGTCCGAGGGCAAACCGGGTGATTACAAGAAGCGGCTGTCGTCTGAACTCACAAACTCCATGTTCAGAGAAGACTCCAATCCGTGGGGAGGGACG GTGACAGACATGGACATGAACATAGACACGTACCAGGACCAACTGTACCAGGGTGACCACAACCAGTTCTCCCAAGCGGACGATGCCTTTGGCCTCGGAAGTAACCTCTGA
- the LOC135387815 gene encoding small ribosomal subunit protein uS9m-like — MRCALTSCIYKSNQSFLGISCTIWLSQVKCCSTEANVVQTTQLPSILQGQKPAPTKAQRISRAMKAYLERAKKYDEFIKREKDEFEIGKRHLANMMGLDVDDMTQADIDRAIEYLMPSGLYEKKARPMMKPPEEVFPREKAAQFDYTGRPFHYLFYTTKPNFYEVLHESVSKMNTLNQFESRMIGKGVKEASAENKVNFEGSEWLSKEEMEHLLVESLKEHQYEYFVKTLDRLASHPYSAREKEFLKKYRKEKLIALIHEEVPPLMYDELGRPYMTAEGRRKTARATITVWGNGTGKVRINGCGIEYFEEMRDREQIMFPLQFTGLLLKVDFEATVTEVENGPMCQAGALRHALARALRSFVSPDEVERMRLAGLINVDRRRRERKKPGQEGARRKFPWRKR; from the exons ATGCGGTGTGCTCTCACTTCTTGCATTTATAAGTCAAACCAGTCGTTCCTTGGGATTAGCTGTACCATATGGCTTTCACAG GTGAAATGCTGCAGCACCGAAGCGAACGTTGTGCAGACGACACAACTCCCGAGCATCCTGCAAGGTCAGAAACCGGCGCCTACAAAAGCCCAAAGGATCAGTAGAGCAATGAAAGCTTACTTGGAACGAGCCAAAAAGTATG ATGAGTTCATTAAGAGAGAGAAAGACGAATTTGAAATTGGAAAACGGCACTTGGCCAACATGATGGGGCTCGACGTGGACGACATGACACAAGCTGACATAGAC CGTGCCATCGAGTATTTGATGCCGTCTGGTCTCTACGAGAAGAAAGCACGACCCATGATGAAG CCGCCAGAGGAAGTTTTCCCGAGGGAAAAAG CCGCTCAGTTCGACTATACGGGCCGCCCATTCCACTACCTCTTCTACACCACAAAGCCAAACTTTTATGAAGTCCTGCAC GAAAGTGTTTCCAAGATGAACACACTCAATCAGTTCGAGAGCCGAATGATCGGCAAAGGCGTCAAAGAAGCGTCTGCGGAAAATAAGGT CAACTTCGAAGGTTCCGAATGGCTGTCCAAGGAAGAAATGGAACATTTGCTCGTAGAAAGCCTCAAAGAACACCAG TACGAATACTTCGTAAAGACGCTCGACCGACTGGCGAGCCACCCATACTCTGCCCGGGAAAAAGAGTTCTTGAAGAAATACAGGAAGGAAAAGTTGATCGCCCTCATCCACGAGGAAGTGCCGCCG CTGATGTACGACGAACTTGGACGGCCGTACATGACCGCCGAAG GCAGACGCAAGACGGCTCGTGCCACCATAACCGTGTGGGGAAATGGAACTGGCAAGGTGCGCATCAACGGCTGCGGCATAGAATATTTTGAAGAGATGCGGGACAG GGAACAAATAATGTTTCCCCTACAATTCACGGGACTTCTGCTTAAGGTGGACTTTGAAGCGACCGTCACGGAAGTGGAAAACGGGCCTATGTGTCAGGCAGGTGCCCTACGCCACGCACTGGCTCGTGCCCTGCGAAGCTTCGTCTCCCCCGACGAGGTCGAGAGAATGAGGCTAG CTGGACTCATCAACGTCGACCGTCGTAGACGAGAACGAAAGAAGCCGGGTCAGGAAGGGGCCAGACGCAAGTTCCCATG GCGAAAACGATGA
- the LOC135387821 gene encoding mitochondrial import inner membrane translocase subunit Tim13-like, with translation MDSLAASKLTGSQREELMDQVKQQIAVANAQELLQKMTEKCFKKCVGKPGSSLDNSEQKCISMCMDRYMDSWNLVSRSYGNRIARERGHM, from the exons ATGGACAGCCTTGCCGCTTCAAAACTTACTGGTTCCCAACGAGAGGAACTTATGGATCAAGTTAAACAGCAAATAGCGGTTGCAAACGCTCAAGAACTGCTCCAG AAGATGACGGAAAAGTGCTTCAAGAAATGCGTAGGAAAACCTGGTTCTAGTTTAGACAACTCTGAGCAG AAATGTATCTCAATGTGTATGGACAGGTACATGGATTCATGGAACCTTGTGTCTCGATCCTACGGCAACAGGATAGCACGAGAACGAGGTCATATGTGA